Proteins co-encoded in one Brassica oleracea var. oleracea cultivar TO1000 chromosome C4, BOL, whole genome shotgun sequence genomic window:
- the LOC106338199 gene encoding uncharacterized protein At4g04775-like, with the protein MTSSSTSSARFPRFSTHGVPTRCWCGEGITTFGYSTVENRYRRFYRCEIARDRKTENHLFKWIDEALIKEIRMVDAKHERVALGITKFEERVMEKLKEKVYLGFARVAQEMKQKLKIATVAMVVVGAIVGIWTSLTV; encoded by the exons ATGACCAGTTCGTCAACATCTTCTGCTCGTTTTCCTCGATTCTCTACTCATGGTGTGCCTACAAGATGTTGGTGTGGCGAGGGCATAACCACGTTTGGTTATTCGACGGTGGAGAATAGGTATCGACGATTCTACCGATGCGAAATCGCAAGAGAT AGAAAAACTGAGAATCATCTATTTAAATGGATTGATGAAGCTTTGATTAAGGAGATTCGGATGGTGGATGCGAAACATGAGAGGGTTGCTCTAGGGATTACGAAGTTTGAAGAAAGGGTTATGGAAAAG CTTAAAGAGAAGGTATACTTGGGGTTTGCTAGAGTTGCACAGGAGATGAAACAGAAGCTAAAGATAGCGACGGTGGCTATGGTAGTTGTAGGAGCAATCGTAGGAATATGGACTTCTCTTACTGTCTGA